From a single Litoribrevibacter albus genomic region:
- a CDS encoding nitrous oxide reductase accessory protein NosL, whose translation MSAFSLTRSVVGSVFSLVLVFGLFGCGEKEPVAQVEQVPVHIHNGQECDLCGMIINQFPGPKGQLFTRGSDRPLAFCSTRDLFAYALQPEHSHRIQNVFVQDVSSASWEDMSNATYVDAKSAYYVIGHQQLGAMGPTLAAFSSKSAAQQFADHFGGELKRYEEIDQSLINSLNHMEMADSHAGHLN comes from the coding sequence ATGAGTGCGTTCTCACTGACTAGATCAGTTGTTGGTTCGGTTTTTAGCTTGGTGTTGGTGTTCGGGTTGTTTGGCTGTGGCGAAAAAGAGCCGGTGGCACAGGTTGAACAAGTTCCTGTGCATATTCATAACGGACAGGAATGTGACCTCTGCGGGATGATCATCAATCAATTCCCAGGGCCAAAAGGGCAGTTATTTACCCGTGGCAGTGACCGACCGTTAGCGTTTTGCTCAACGCGCGATCTCTTTGCTTATGCGTTACAGCCTGAGCACAGCCATCGAATCCAGAATGTCTTCGTTCAGGATGTATCGTCTGCCAGCTGGGAAGATATGAGTAACGCCACATATGTAGATGCAAAGTCGGCTTATTATGTGATCGGTCATCAACAGCTGGGTGCAATGGGACCAACCTTAGCAGCGTTTTCTAGCAAATCGGCGGCACAACAGTTTGCTGATCACTTTGGTGGGGAGCTAAAGCGCTATGAGGAGATTGATCAATCCCTGATAAATAGCTTGAATCACATGGAAATGGCCGATAGCCACGCGGGTCATTTGAACTAG